Proteins co-encoded in one Podospora pseudoanserina strain CBS 124.78 chromosome 7 map unlocalized CBS124.78p_7, whole genome shotgun sequence genomic window:
- a CDS encoding uncharacterized protein (EggNog:ENOG503P4MB; COG:S) — MYSENMLTRLLTIGHMALIILHLQLSACHPLTSGPRYEARGVTTSHRYPTRELAGITVIDTPLVRSAQAFALAHSSSTTYNHVMRSWLFGALMVKNNATLQRTIDLEIQAVSALLHDLGWDQTPSSPIISPDRRFEVDGAIAARAFLHDHPHGRKWNERRVQLVWDAIALHTERALNYFKEPAVRLVSQGISLDFETAEIAKATFGIPISEYQAVVAEFPKEGFKQALNETFVWLCREKPGSTYSETKTDTWMQPWGDRYVDGYNSSANLRIDIIDRNLP, encoded by the exons ATGTATTCGGAAAACATGCTGACCCGGCTCCTGACCATCGGCCATATGGCCCTGATCATCTTGCATCTCCAACTTTCTGCCTGCCATCCCTTGACTTCTGGCCCGCGTTATGAGGCAAGAGgagtcaccaccagccatcGCTATCCAACCCGCGAACTTGCGGGCATCACAGTGATTGACACCCCCCTCGTGCGCTCAGCCCAAGCCTTTGCTCTCGCACACAGCAGCTCAACAACCTACAACCACGTAATGCGCTCGTGGCTGTTCGGCGCCCTCATGGTTAAGAACAACGCAACTCTACAGCGGACGATTGATCTTGAGATCCAAGCCGTGTCAGCTTTGTTGCACGATCTTGGTTG GGACCAAACCCCATCGTCCCCTATCATATCCCCCGACAGACGCTTCGAAGTAGATGGCGCCATTGCCGCCCGTGCCTTTCTCCATGACCACCCTCACGGCAGGAAGTGGAATGAACGCCGCGTGCAACTCGTCTGGGACGCCATCGCTCTGCACACCGAACGAGCCTTGAACTACTTCAAAGAGCCCGCCGTCCGCCTAGTCAGCCAGGGTATAAGCCTTGATTTTGAAACGGCAGAGATAGCGAAAGCCACGTTCGGGATACCTATTTCGGAGTACCAGGCTGTTGTGGCCGAGTTTCCAAAAGAAGGGTTCAAGCAGGCGTTGAACGAGACGTTTGTGTGGCTTTGCCGGGAGAAGCCGGGGAGCACTTATAGTGA AACTAAAACAGACACCTGGATGCAGCCTTGGGGAGACCGATATGTGGATGGGTATAACTCGAGCGCGAATTTGAGGATCGATATTATTGACAGGAATCTTCCTTGA
- a CDS encoding uncharacterized protein (EggNog:ENOG503P1TX; COG:S) gives MTSPQDPHTKLYSHINGQTSDLLDRYAVSELCKGWPVYRDASEWQNYRDLFTAEGAYVWTTWSGPRTVDEFISISKAGKEKDVFIMHRECGTLVELGKDKTRAIGKMKATITHRFKFSPQHSNGTHAASNGSNGTTGTHPHDAAKAEGEYEFDVDCDCRFIFFVEKNASTNNEWKTRYVKLFYEKDKVVTVDGFTAPRFSKAELERIPKGYKYLGAAQARLGYEIDLDLPTASGELWDRMYGEMEKWLDGGKVDLFWEGKQ, from the exons ATGACGTCCCCCCAGGATCCACACACCAAGCTCTACTCGCACATCAATGGTCAGACCTCAGATCTTCTCGACCGTTACGCCGTCTCGGAGCTTTGCAAAGGCTGGCCGGTTTATCGTGACGCCTCAGAATGGCAAAACTACCGCGATCTCTTCACAGCGGAGGGCGCCTACGTCTGGACCA CTTGGTCTGGCCCACGCACGGTAGATGAgttcatctccatctccaaagccggcaaggagaaggacgtCTTTATCATGCATCGCGAGTGTGGTACCCTCGTCGAGCTTGGCAAAGACAAGACTCGGGCAATAGGCAAGATGaaggccaccatcacccaccgCTTCAAGTTTTCCCCTCAACACAGCAACGGAACTCACGCTGCTTCCAACGGCTCCAACGGTACTACCGGCACTCATCCGCATGACGCTGCAAAAGCCGAGGGCGAGTACGAGTTTGACGTTGACTGCGACTGCCGCTTCATTTTTTTCGTCGAGAAGAACGCGTCGACCAACAACGAGTGGAAGACGCGGTATGTGAAGCTCTTTTATGAGAAGGACAAGGTTGTAACGGTAGACGGGTTCACGGCGCCGAGGTTCAGCAAGGCAGAGCTTGAGAGGATACCAAAGGGGTATAAATACTTGGGAGCTGCGCAGGCGAGGCTGGGATACGAAATCGACTTGGACTTGCCCACTGCGTCAGGGGAACTTTGGGACCGCATGTATGGCGAGATGGAGAAGTGGCTGGATGGGGGAAAGGTCGACTTGTTTTGGGAAGGGAAACAATAA
- a CDS encoding uncharacterized protein (COG:O; EggNog:ENOG503P4R6) yields MAPPLLKLQMELSGLCSLSPAIANLPLRAHPKPLIQSPPFRRFSIRTRLFPKTITNFEMADQVKHISSHQEFDNLLASNKYVIADFHADWCGPCKLISPHFSKMASTFSIPGFLAFAKVNVDHVQSVAQKYSVAAMPTFLFFKEGNQVAVNGQAMIQGANLPSLNLAVEKMGKLAKEKAAAAAAAE; encoded by the exons ATGGCCCCACCGCTTCTGAAGCTCCAGATGGAGCTCTCTGGGCTATGCTCTTTATCCCCCGCGATTGCGAATCTCCCCC TGCGCGCGCATCCAAAACCGTTGATccaatctcctcccttccGTCGCTTTTCCATTCGTACACGACTCTTCCCAAAGACCATTACCAATTTCGAAATGGCCGATCAAGTCAAGCACATTAGCTCGCACCAAGAGttcgacaacctcctcgcgTCGAACAAGTATGTCATCGCCGACTTCCACGCCGACTGGTGCGGCCCGTGCAAGCTCATCAGTCCCCACTTTTCCAAGATGGCTTCTACCTTCTCGATCCCCGGCTTTCTTGCCTTTGCCAAGGTCAACGTCGATCACGTACAGTCCGTCGCCCAGAAATACAGCGTCGCCGCCATGcccaccttcctcttcttcaaggAGGGCAACCAGGTTGCCGTCAACGGCCAAGCAATGATCCAGGGCGCCAACCTGCCGAGCTTGAATCTGGCTGTTGAGAAGATGGGGAAGCttgccaaggagaaggctgccgccgccgccgctgccgagtAA
- a CDS encoding uncharacterized protein (EggNog:ENOG503PU9N), with the protein MLQDKGSRSLPDMEKHSQSKQLVQHPAPQQEEEVDRQPPNSRGAPAVRLEMDLDVDIELKGKIKGDVTVAILEDEKRQD; encoded by the exons ATGTTGCAAGATAAAGGAAGCCGTTCTCTGCCAGACATGGAGAAGCACAGTCAGTCCAAACAACTTGTCCAGCACCCAGCACCAcaacaagaggaagaagtcgATAGGCAGCCGCCAAACTCGAGAGGTGCTCCGGCAGTCAGACTTGAGATGGACCTTGATGTGGATATTGAGCTCAAGGGAAAAATCAAGGGGGATGTGACGGTGGCTATCTT AGAAGATGAGAAGAGACAGGACTAG
- a CDS encoding uncharacterized protein (EggNog:ENOG503PU9N), whose translation MSSQRSRRAPKATPKRTNDGLKPGEILSQVGRVALPFILTKLAQQQEEKQRQQERESNKAPTSSRSRTASRNGSTTSTGERSRSSHNRDRDKHRDNNGSADASFRNDSDFHGVISQVVVGLVAFGAKKLIQRRKEAKQAAASAAQTAQANGRNARGNKSPAEADVELLRALETTAIELQGASESLRRLANSGPKSHHRKCAVRDELVRDAQRLEGSLASIQTGIHNMRNLHPRLRRPDEGKKEPLQRGTRGLGPIRDGKVGHRERLKGR comes from the coding sequence ATGTCATCACAACGCAGTAGACGTGCGCCGAAAGCAACACCCAAACGTACAAATGACGGCCTCAAGCCAGGGGAGATACTTTCTCAAGTCGGCCGGGTCGCCCTCCCGTTCATTCTCACCAAGCTTgcgcaacaacaagaagagaaacAACGCCAACAAGAGAGGGAAAGCAACAAagccccaacctcctcaagatCCCGTACTGCAAGCCGCAATGGCAGCACAACATCCACGGGTGAACGGTCCAGATCATCCCACAACCGAGACAGAGACAAACACCGAGACAACAACGGCTCTGCCGACGCATCCTTCCGCAATGACAGTGATTTCCACGGCGTCATCAGCCAAGTCGTCGTCGGTTTAGTTGCCTTTGGAGCCAAAAAGCTTATACAGAGAAGAAAGGAGGCCAAGCAGGCTGCTGCTTCCGCCGCACAAACTGCTCAAGCGAATGGACGTAATGCCCGAGGCAACAAGAGCCCAGCCGAGGCGGATGTTGAACTTTTAAGGGCATTGGAGACTACAGCGATTGAGCTGCAGGGGGCTAGCGAGTCACTACGCAGGCTGGCAAACTCGGGTCCAAAAAGCCACCACAGGAAATGCGCGGTGAGAGACGAGCTGGTACGAGATGCTCAGAGGCTGGAAGGTTCACTTGCCAGCATACAAACGGGGATTCACAATATGCGCAACCTGCACCCAAGGTTGCGCAGACCAGATGAGGGTAAGAAAGAGCCTCTCCAAAGGGGGACGAGAGGCTTGGGACCCATACGAGATGGGAAGGTTGGACATCGGGAACGGCTGAAGGGGAGGTAA
- the DIT2_2 gene encoding cytochrome P450-dit2 (EggNog:ENOG503NUUG; COG:Q), with amino-acid sequence MISYLVRACLLITPPVFTYYTTSALCAQDTPCLPSAFQLLSFCILAVCHVVLVHISCYHIFHQAEEPLRNPLNSLNPPSSPVPAQKAPNVNMAMVVEFGNEGQSIYFRYQGSYLRDSEGNLVHCTGSQKQWVQDNWSTIRSSHSKPDAKIYQSSSPDGRGYTTAIMIGNHGRIVDGDAFEKFFVDLLLTQADLTTYTLPVSAAGEDADIEAVTEQIVDLFDSYLRYDVGKGDQWKVSGRKYFTQRVRHFTSRKAKLEMCLPAFPCKSSNPDKVTGPDPDRGEELALERLHGFVTEIEKIYMPGAKLWVISDGHVFSDCIGVDDGEVDRYTALLKDMNREVGSHFGDPDRIGFKSLVDLFQLASRNDDLSTLASWLSLPPIEHHLDTKITEEAELCRRMLVAGSGPRKEAIRAKIDSKDATITRLYRGFSKFVLEDLENHPLTQRMSRSKQKKLSAKVAFEMIVRNHAYSNLVEMLFPNYIRLSIHAHNNAGPKFGIQLVDPAKVRAVTSLSADGELMTSIDLLHVPTPWHNCVVALQGSEMMLMTKAKLARAALSKGSFTGSLTKTDSGRAYFELTKPPKRPIVVTMSEKIGPLFNRVSTPIRSSPQLFRRATLSMSEAMKSSSPSVLKARGLQGPMTAAPRVGKRMFTFSEKTVAASNQQTIPPNPAITPQSAGTKKRYTFFGLSSAAEKSNDVAVVTILPVVKSPAPVL; translated from the coding sequence ATGATCTCCTACTTGGTGAGGGCGTGTTtgctcatcacccccccagTCTTCACCTACTACACGACATCTGCACTTTGCGCCCAAGACACCCCTTGCCTACCAAGTGCTTTTCAGTTGCTTAGCTTCTGCATCCTCGCCGTGTGTCACGTTGTGCTTGTCCACATCTCTTGCTACCACATCTTCCACCAAGCCGAGGAGCCATTGCGGAACCCTCTCAACTCTCTTAATCCTCCCAGTTCCCCTGTCCCTGCACAAAAGGCACCAAACGTCAACATGGCAATGGTCGTGGAGTTTGGCAACGAAGGCCAGTCCATCTATTTTCGCTATCAAGGTTCCTACCTCCGGGACTCCGAGGGGAACCTTGTTCACTGCACCGGCTCTCAAAAGCAATGGGTTCAGGACAATTGGTCAACAATCCGGTCGAGCCACAGCAAGCCCGATGCCAAAATATACCAATCATCGTCCCCCGATGGTCGGGGctacaccaccgccatcatgaTTGGAAACCATGGACGTATTGTGGACGGGGACGCGTTTGAAAAATTCTtcgtcgacctcctcctcacccaggCCGACCTCACGACCTATACCCTGCCAGtctcagcagcaggagaggaTGCCGATATCGAAGCTGTAACCGAGCAGATAGTGGACCTCTTCGACAGTTATCTCAGGTACGACGTTGGCAAGGGTGACCAATGGAAGGTCTCGGGCCGCAAGTATTTTACACAACGGGTGCGCCACTTTACATCACGCAAGGCCAAACTCGAAATGTGTCTTCCTGCATTTCCATGCAAGTCATCCAATCCCGACAAGGTTACTGGCCCAGATCCAGATCGTGGTGAAGAGCTTGCCTTGGAGAGGCTGCACGGTTTTGTCACCGAAATCGAAAAGATTTACATGCCTGGCGCCAAACTCTGGGTTATCAGTGACGGACACGTCTTTAGCGACTGCATTGGTGTCGATGACGGCGAGGTGGACAGGTATACCGCCTTGCTCAAAGATATGAACCGGGAGGTTGGCTCTCATTTCGGGGATCCTGATCGTATAGGCTTCAAGTCTCTCGTTGATCTCTTCCAACTGGCGTCCCGGAACGATGACCTTTCCACTCTAGCATCCTGGCTCAGCCTTCCCCCGATTGAACACCACCTAGACACCAAGATTACTGAGGAAGCCGAGCTCTGTAGGCGGATGCTTGTTGCGGGGTCCGGGCCTCGTAAAGAGGCTATTCGGGCAAAGATTGATTCCAAGGATGCCACAATCACCCGTCTGTACCGCGGCTTTTCCAAGTTCGTGCTCGAGGATCTGGAAAACCACCCGCTGACCCAAAGGATGTCACGGTCCAAGCAAAAGAAGCTGTCAGCCAAGGTGGCCTTCGAGATGATTGTACGCAACCACGCCTACTCCAACCTCGTCGAGATGCTGTTTCCCAACTACATCCGGCTATCCATCCACGCACACAACAATGCCGGTCCCAAGTTTGGCATCCAGCTTGTGGACCCCGCCAAGGTACGGGCCGTCACCTCCCTTTCGGCCGACGGCGAACTCATGACTTCGATCGACTTGCTCCATGTGCCCACCCCCTGGCACAACTGCGTGGTGGCGCTCCAAGGGAGTGAAATGATGCTGATGACCAAGGCCAAACTCGCCCGCGCCGCCCTGAGCAAGGGCTCTTTCACTGGCTCTCTCACCAAAACTGACTCTGGCCGAGCATACTTTGAGCTCACCAAGCCGCCAAAGAGGCCGATTGTGGTCACCATGTCGGAGAAGATTGGGCCCCTCTTCAACAGGGTCTCGACACCCATCCGTTCCTCGCCACAGTTGTTCAGGCGAGCCACGCTTTCCATGTCAGAGGCCATGAAGAGTTCGTCTCCAAGTGTGCTAAAAGCCCGAGGTCTGCAGGGGCCCATGACAGCGGCTCCGAGAGTGGGAAAGAGAATGTTTACCTTTTCAGAAAAAACCGTGGCGGCTTCCAATCAGCAGACCATTCCACCAAATCCAGCTATAACCCCACAGTCCGCCGGAACCAAGAAGAGATATACCTTCTTTGGGTTGTCATCCGCTGCGGAAAAGAGCAACGACGTGGCAGTCGTGACTATTTTGCCGGTTGTAAAATCGCCTGCACCTGTCCTGTAA